One region of Xylanimonas ulmi genomic DNA includes:
- a CDS encoding D-alanine--D-alanine ligase family protein, with amino-acid sequence MSEQPAPSTSAADACAEAPRRTRVALLFGGRSGEHAISAATAAGVLRAIDRDKYDVVPVGITRDGRWVVAADDPERWQIVDGRLPEVTGDDAGEVVLSLTAGERTLRVLEPGAVPTVLGEVDVVFPLLHGPFGEDGTVQGLLELADVRYVGAGVLASAVGMDKHFMKLVLEGQGIPVGPYTVIAARDWATRREECVAAVASLGLPVFVKPARAGSSLGITRVDDLDDLPAAVAEAQRHDPKVIVEQGIEGREIECAVLGGRDGGPARASLPGEIVVDHSAHGFYDFEAKYLDESHVELRCPADLPDRVVAQVRSLAVRTFDAVGAEGLSRVDVFVTPDERVIVNEINTMPGFTPFSMYPRMWAASGVSYPALLDDLIQQALTRPTGLR; translated from the coding sequence ATGTCCGAGCAGCCCGCCCCCAGCACGTCCGCCGCCGACGCCTGCGCCGAGGCGCCCCGCCGCACCCGCGTCGCCCTCCTGTTCGGTGGGCGCTCGGGTGAGCACGCCATCTCGGCGGCGACCGCCGCGGGGGTGCTGCGCGCCATCGACCGCGACAAGTACGACGTCGTGCCCGTGGGCATCACGCGCGACGGCCGCTGGGTCGTCGCGGCGGACGACCCCGAGCGCTGGCAGATCGTGGACGGCCGGCTGCCCGAGGTCACGGGCGACGACGCCGGCGAGGTCGTGCTCTCGCTCACCGCGGGCGAGCGGACCTTGCGCGTGCTCGAGCCGGGCGCCGTGCCCACCGTGCTGGGTGAGGTCGACGTCGTCTTCCCGCTGCTGCACGGCCCGTTCGGCGAGGACGGCACCGTGCAGGGGCTGTTGGAGCTCGCCGACGTGCGGTACGTCGGCGCGGGCGTGCTCGCCTCGGCGGTCGGCATGGACAAGCACTTCATGAAGCTGGTGCTTGAGGGCCAGGGCATCCCCGTCGGCCCCTACACGGTGATTGCGGCGCGCGACTGGGCCACGCGCCGCGAGGAGTGCGTCGCGGCCGTCGCGAGCCTTGGGCTGCCGGTGTTCGTCAAGCCCGCGCGCGCGGGCTCCTCGCTCGGCATCACGCGTGTCGACGACCTGGACGACCTGCCCGCCGCCGTCGCCGAGGCGCAGCGGCACGACCCGAAGGTGATCGTCGAGCAGGGCATCGAGGGGCGCGAGATCGAGTGCGCGGTGCTGGGTGGGCGCGACGGCGGTCCGGCGCGCGCGTCGCTGCCAGGCGAGATCGTCGTCGACCACAGTGCGCACGGCTTCTACGACTTCGAGGCCAAGTACCTGGACGAGTCGCATGTCGAGCTGCGCTGCCCGGCCGACCTGCCCGACCGCGTCGTGGCGCAGGTGCGCTCGCTCGCGGTGCGGACGTTCGACGCCGTCGGCGCGGAGGGCCTGTCCCGTGTCGACGTGTTCGTCACGCCCGACGAGCGCGTCATCGTCAACGAGATCAACACCATGCCGGGCTTCACGCCGTTCTCGATGTACCCGCGCATGTGGGCCGCCTCGGGCGTCTCCTACCCGGCCCTGCTCGACGACCTCATCCAGCAGGCCCTCACCCGCCCCACCGGCCTCCGCTAA
- a CDS encoding AMP-binding protein, translating to MVVRSQYPDVDIPDLTLYDFLFASLDDADLDRVALVDGPTGETTTYRGLRAQVDAIAGAFAAHGIGVGDVVALHSPNSPAFASVFHGLLRAGATVTTLNALSTGEEIARQLSASQARALVTVSPLLAAAVEGAAAAGVSDVVVLDGAAGFPALADLLAVGAPAPEVTLDPSTHLAALPYSSGTMGLPKGVMLTHRNLVANVVQALPPMGAAPDEVIPAVLPFFHIYGMTVLLNLALHLRARVVTLPRFDLAQFLDVCERERATYLFVAPPMALALAKHPLVATRDLSSVRVVLSGAAPFDAGLADAVAQRLGVRVTQGYGMSEMSPVSHVVPVDRPDISSGSIGLLVPNMEARVVDPATGQDATTGELLCRGPNVMVGYLDDAAATRDAIDADGFLHTGDIVTIDEDGVFTVVDRLKELIKYKAYQVAPAELEALLLRHPSIADAAVIGLPDDEAGEVPKAYVVPSAGAELAPDDVAQYVAAHVAPYKKVRSVEFVEAVPKSASGKILRKQLRQLEQDRRAAL from the coding sequence ATGGTCGTGCGAAGCCAGTATCCCGACGTCGACATTCCCGATCTGACGCTGTACGACTTCCTGTTCGCGTCCCTCGACGACGCCGACCTCGACCGTGTCGCCCTCGTTGACGGCCCCACGGGCGAGACCACCACCTACCGCGGCCTGCGGGCCCAGGTCGACGCGATCGCCGGGGCGTTCGCGGCCCACGGGATCGGCGTCGGCGACGTCGTCGCGCTGCACAGCCCCAACTCGCCCGCGTTCGCCTCGGTGTTCCACGGGCTGCTGCGCGCCGGCGCCACCGTCACCACGCTCAACGCGCTGTCGACCGGTGAGGAGATCGCGCGCCAACTGTCCGCGTCGCAGGCCCGCGCGCTCGTGACGGTCTCGCCGCTGCTGGCCGCGGCCGTCGAGGGCGCCGCGGCGGCGGGGGTGAGCGACGTCGTCGTGCTCGACGGCGCCGCGGGGTTCCCGGCGCTCGCGGACCTGCTCGCGGTCGGCGCACCGGCGCCCGAGGTGACGCTCGACCCCAGCACCCACCTGGCGGCGCTGCCGTACTCCTCGGGGACCATGGGACTGCCCAAGGGCGTCATGCTCACGCACCGCAACCTGGTCGCCAACGTCGTTCAGGCGTTGCCGCCCATGGGAGCCGCGCCCGACGAGGTCATCCCGGCCGTGCTGCCGTTCTTCCACATCTACGGCATGACGGTGCTGCTCAACCTCGCGCTGCACCTGCGGGCCCGCGTCGTCACGCTTCCGCGGTTCGACCTCGCCCAGTTCCTCGACGTGTGCGAGCGCGAGCGGGCCACGTACCTGTTCGTCGCCCCGCCCATGGCGCTCGCGCTGGCCAAGCACCCGCTGGTCGCCACCAGGGACCTGTCGAGCGTGCGTGTGGTTCTGTCGGGCGCCGCCCCGTTCGACGCCGGCCTCGCCGACGCCGTCGCCCAGCGGCTCGGAGTGCGTGTGACGCAGGGGTACGGCATGAGCGAGATGAGCCCCGTCTCGCATGTCGTCCCGGTCGACCGGCCCGACATCTCCTCGGGGTCGATCGGGCTGCTCGTGCCCAACATGGAGGCCCGCGTCGTCGACCCCGCGACCGGCCAGGACGCCACGACCGGTGAGCTGCTGTGCCGCGGCCCGAACGTCATGGTCGGCTACCTCGACGACGCCGCTGCGACGCGCGACGCCATCGACGCCGACGGGTTCCTGCACACCGGCGACATCGTCACGATCGACGAGGACGGCGTCTTCACCGTGGTCGACCGCCTCAAGGAGCTCATCAAGTACAAGGCGTACCAAGTCGCGCCCGCCGAGCTGGAGGCGCTGCTGCTGCGGCACCCGTCGATCGCCGACGCGGCGGTCATCGGCCTGCCCGACGACGAGGCCGGCGAGGTCCCCAAGGCATACGTCGTGCCCTCGGCGGGCGCCGAACTGGCGCCCGACGACGTCGCGCAGTACGTCGCCGCGCACGTCGCGCCGTACAAGAAGGTCCGGTCGGTCGAGTTCGTCGAGGCGGTGCCCAAATCGGCCTCGGGCAAGATCCTGCGCAAGCAGTTGCGGCAGTTGGAGCAGGACCGGCGGGCGGCGCTCTGA
- a CDS encoding thiamine-phosphate kinase, with protein MTTRVRDLDESGLLARIFPLLPAGGATIIGPGDDAAVVAAPDGRYVVSTDVLVEDRHFRRRWSTGYDVGVRAAAQNLADVAAMGGRPTALVVALVVPGDTEVAWVEGLSRGLADACAVTGAAVVGGDLSGGEMLMVSVAVHGDLGGRAPVLRSGARPGDVVAHAGVLGHSAAGLALLEAGVARPDDGAGSGAPDAAPSGAGEPIARFVAGFLRPAPPLEAGPAAAVAGATAMLDVSDGLLRDAGRIALASGVVLDIEAAALAGDRRALASAAAALGDDGAPLRWALSGGEDHGLLATFPPAAALPAGFRRIGSVRATDGAPGVTLDGATPPVGPGWDHFRA; from the coding sequence GTGACGACGCGCGTACGCGACCTCGACGAGTCCGGGCTGCTGGCCCGCATCTTCCCGCTCCTGCCCGCCGGAGGCGCCACGATCATCGGCCCGGGCGACGACGCCGCCGTGGTCGCTGCCCCCGACGGGCGCTACGTCGTCTCCACCGACGTCCTGGTCGAAGACCGCCACTTCCGCCGCCGCTGGTCAACCGGGTACGACGTCGGCGTGCGCGCCGCCGCGCAGAACCTCGCCGACGTCGCCGCGATGGGCGGGCGCCCGACGGCGCTCGTGGTCGCGCTCGTGGTGCCCGGCGACACCGAGGTCGCCTGGGTCGAGGGGCTGTCGCGCGGGCTGGCTGACGCCTGCGCGGTCACGGGCGCCGCCGTCGTCGGCGGTGACCTGTCGGGTGGCGAGATGCTCATGGTCTCGGTCGCCGTGCACGGCGACCTTGGCGGGCGCGCCCCCGTGCTGCGCTCCGGGGCGCGCCCGGGCGACGTCGTCGCGCATGCGGGTGTCCTGGGGCACTCCGCCGCTGGGCTCGCGCTGCTGGAGGCCGGGGTGGCGCGGCCCGACGACGGCGCGGGCAGCGGCGCGCCCGACGCGGCGCCGTCGGGCGCGGGGGAGCCGATCGCACGGTTCGTTGCCGGGTTCCTGCGGCCCGCGCCGCCGCTGGAGGCCGGGCCCGCGGCCGCCGTGGCGGGCGCGACGGCGATGCTCGACGTGTCCGACGGGCTGCTGCGCGACGCCGGTCGGATCGCGCTGGCCAGCGGCGTCGTCCTCGACATCGAGGCGGCGGCGCTCGCAGGCGACAGGAGGGCGCTCGCGTCGGCCGCGGCGGCGCTGGGCGACGACGGCGCGCCGCTGCGCTGGGCGCTGTCGGGCGGGGAGGACCACGGGCTGCTCGCCACGTTCCCGCCCGCCGCCGCGCTGCCCGCGGGATTCCGCCGCATCGGGTCGGTTCGCGCCACCGATGGCGCGCCGGGCGTCACCCTCGATGGCGCGACGCCCCCCGTCGGGCCGGGCTGGGACCACTTCCGGGCGTGA
- a CDS encoding acyl-CoA dehydrogenase family protein: MPMPILDDDLLLTIRGRAAIHDRENDYFDDDLADLKASGYLAALVPTDLGGPGLGLRDVAREQGRLAGAAPATALAINMHHVWTGVARFLHDRGDASMDWLLREALDGEVFAFGYSEAGNDLVLLGSRTQARPDGAGGYTFHGKKIFTSNSPGWTRLGVMGLDETTDPDNPVIVHAFITRDGGGFEILDDWDTLGMRASQSRTTVLDGAHAPADRVMRKVAPGPSLDPYVLGIFTSFELLLASVYAGIADRALALAVESVTKRRSMKSGKAYSQDPDIRWRLASAALAQDGIWPQLDQAAGAIDAGENLGAAWFRQTAGVKVRATETARYVVDEAIRSAGGSTYFNRSELGRLYRDVLAGIFHPSDDESAHATVAQSLLGPLA; this comes from the coding sequence ATGCCAATGCCGATCCTGGACGACGACCTGCTGCTCACGATCCGGGGCAGGGCGGCGATCCACGACAGGGAGAACGACTACTTCGACGACGACCTGGCGGACCTCAAGGCGTCGGGCTACCTGGCGGCGCTCGTGCCGACCGACCTGGGCGGCCCGGGTCTGGGCCTGCGGGACGTCGCGCGCGAGCAGGGCCGCCTCGCGGGCGCGGCGCCGGCCACGGCGCTCGCGATCAACATGCACCACGTGTGGACCGGCGTCGCGCGGTTCCTGCACGATCGCGGCGACGCGTCCATGGACTGGCTGCTGCGGGAGGCGCTCGACGGGGAGGTCTTCGCGTTCGGGTACTCCGAGGCGGGCAACGACCTGGTCCTGCTGGGCTCGCGCACGCAGGCGCGCCCCGACGGCGCGGGCGGGTACACGTTCCACGGCAAGAAGATCTTCACGTCCAACTCCCCCGGGTGGACGCGCCTGGGCGTCATGGGCCTGGACGAGACCACCGACCCCGACAACCCCGTGATCGTGCACGCGTTCATCACGCGCGACGGCGGCGGGTTCGAGATCCTCGACGACTGGGACACCCTCGGCATGCGGGCCTCCCAGTCGCGCACCACGGTGCTCGACGGCGCGCACGCCCCCGCCGACCGGGTCATGCGCAAGGTCGCTCCCGGCCCGTCGCTCGACCCGTACGTGCTGGGCATCTTCACGAGCTTCGAGCTGCTGTTGGCGAGCGTCTACGCCGGGATCGCGGACCGGGCGCTCGCGCTCGCGGTCGAGTCGGTGACCAAGCGACGGTCGATGAAGTCCGGCAAGGCGTACTCACAGGACCCGGACATCCGCTGGCGCCTGGCCTCGGCGGCGCTCGCGCAGGACGGGATCTGGCCGCAGCTCGACCAGGCTGCGGGCGCCATCGACGCGGGCGAGAACCTGGGCGCGGCGTGGTTCCGTCAGACGGCGGGCGTGAAGGTGCGCGCGACCGAGACGGCCCGCTACGTGGTCGACGAGGCGATCCGCTCGGCGGGCGGGTCGACGTACTTCAACCGCTCCGAGCTCGGGCGCCTGTACCGTGACGTGCTCGCCGGGATCTTCCACCCCTCGGACGACGAGTCCGCGCACGCGACCGTGGCCCAGTCGCTGCTGGGGCCGCTCGCGTGA
- a CDS encoding GNAT family N-acetyltransferase yields the protein MTVDLEGVTIRPATPDDALRIAQVHVTSWQGAYAGLLPADYLTDLDPETRVRHWATVLGAKGATASEGHVLVAEHGSRTLGFASFGPSGDEDADPGTHELYAMYLEPDAWGRGVARELMRTVLTLVPQGVDFTLWVLAGNSRAQHFYHRHGFRPDGVERIDEIGGTPLTELRYRRAV from the coding sequence ATGACGGTGGATCTCGAAGGCGTGACCATCCGGCCCGCCACCCCAGATGACGCACTGCGCATCGCGCAGGTGCACGTGACGTCATGGCAGGGCGCGTACGCAGGCCTGCTTCCGGCCGACTACCTCACCGACCTCGACCCCGAGACACGGGTGCGCCACTGGGCCACCGTGCTCGGAGCCAAGGGCGCGACGGCGTCGGAGGGACATGTCCTCGTGGCCGAGCACGGCAGCCGCACGCTCGGCTTCGCCAGCTTCGGTCCGTCGGGTGACGAGGACGCCGATCCCGGCACACACGAGCTGTACGCCATGTACCTCGAGCCCGACGCGTGGGGGCGAGGCGTCGCGCGCGAGCTCATGCGGACCGTCCTGACCCTGGTGCCGCAGGGCGTCGACTTCACACTGTGGGTGTTGGCGGGCAACTCACGCGCCCAGCACTTCTACCATCGCCACGGCTTCCGCCCCGACGGCGTCGAGCGCATCGACGAGATCGGCGGCACGCCCCTGACCGAGCTGCGCTACCGCCGCGCCGTGTGA
- a CDS encoding DAK2 domain-containing protein, which translates to MPDADARVTAVMDAAVVRAWARLAAGALGRDRAAIDQVNVFPVADGDTGTNMHVTAREGARAVAAVPDGAGPAALLRVLARGALLGARGNSGVILSEWLRGLAVAATRGDTLAHALDVAARSARGAVAHPAHGTILTAADVAAAAALDAAARPGASADDVLEAAVRGARSAAASSVSTLAPLARAGVLDAGACGLVLVLDALRVARPRVTPPTPSAAVAAGAAGAGVSVATATMLTVTPVTLGLDMTGHDAIALPDGGGHRGLDAAHGLDAEHEHADEHEPGHEHSDADELEVMFVLRRPAGARDFPDGAVADALRADLAAVGGSVVVVGGADLAPDEDSAWQAHVHTADLAGALAVTRRWAGRGRVEPAHVRHLAAPDSELTVVVATTAPALAAELARAGAVVLVPVPPVGVAARDLALAALGSGRAALVLGPAADAVRAAARRLAGEHEDAVPGEVIAIDAPTDVHAAVVVAALAAAGDDPAADVAGAVRAALNGLRASATDAADAVGALRGLLDGGGDVVTVLADDDVPDAVAAGLDALAEQAGAECVLLRTGRAGTGVALGVEG; encoded by the coding sequence GTGCCAGACGCTGACGCGCGCGTGACCGCCGTCATGGACGCCGCCGTCGTGCGCGCGTGGGCCCGCCTGGCCGCGGGCGCGCTCGGCCGCGACCGCGCCGCAATCGACCAGGTCAACGTCTTCCCCGTCGCTGACGGGGACACGGGCACCAATATGCATGTGACCGCGCGCGAGGGCGCCCGGGCCGTCGCGGCCGTGCCCGACGGCGCGGGGCCCGCCGCGCTGCTGCGGGTGCTCGCGCGCGGCGCGCTGCTGGGAGCGCGCGGCAACTCAGGGGTCATCCTCTCGGAGTGGCTGCGCGGCTTGGCGGTCGCGGCCACGCGCGGCGACACGCTCGCCCACGCGCTCGACGTCGCCGCGCGGTCCGCGCGGGGCGCGGTCGCCCACCCCGCGCACGGCACGATCCTCACGGCCGCCGACGTCGCCGCGGCCGCCGCGCTCGACGCCGCCGCCCGGCCCGGGGCGAGCGCCGACGACGTGCTCGAGGCCGCGGTGCGGGGCGCGCGGTCGGCGGCGGCGTCGTCGGTCTCGACGCTCGCGCCGCTCGCCCGTGCGGGCGTGCTCGACGCCGGCGCGTGCGGGCTGGTGCTGGTGCTGGACGCGTTGCGCGTCGCGCGGCCGAGGGTGACGCCGCCGACGCCGAGCGCGGCGGTTGCGGCCGGGGCGGCAGGCGCGGGCGTGTCGGTGGCGACCGCCACCATGCTGACCGTGACGCCCGTGACGCTCGGCCTGGACATGACCGGCCACGACGCGATCGCGCTCCCCGACGGGGGCGGCCATCGCGGGCTCGACGCCGCGCACGGGCTCGACGCCGAGCATGAGCACGCAGACGAGCACGAGCCGGGGCATGAGCACTCGGACGCCGACGAGCTCGAGGTCATGTTCGTGCTGCGGCGCCCCGCCGGAGCCCGTGACTTCCCTGACGGCGCCGTGGCCGACGCGTTGCGCGCCGACCTGGCGGCCGTGGGCGGCTCGGTCGTCGTGGTGGGCGGCGCCGATCTCGCGCCCGACGAGGACTCGGCGTGGCAGGCCCACGTGCACACCGCGGACCTGGCCGGCGCGCTCGCGGTGACGCGGCGCTGGGCCGGTCGCGGGCGCGTCGAGCCGGCGCACGTGCGCCACCTCGCGGCGCCCGACAGCGAGCTGACGGTCGTGGTCGCGACGACGGCGCCGGCGCTCGCCGCCGAGCTCGCGCGCGCCGGCGCCGTCGTGCTCGTGCCCGTGCCCCCGGTGGGCGTCGCCGCGCGGGACCTCGCGCTCGCCGCGCTCGGCTCGGGCCGCGCCGCACTCGTGCTGGGCCCCGCGGCGGACGCGGTGCGCGCGGCGGCACGGCGTCTGGCCGGTGAGCACGAGGACGCCGTGCCGGGTGAGGTCATCGCGATCGACGCGCCGACCGACGTGCACGCCGCCGTCGTCGTCGCGGCGCTCGCGGCCGCGGGTGACGACCCCGCCGCAGACGTCGCCGGCGCCGTGCGCGCCGCGCTGAACGGGCTGCGGGCCAGCGCGACGGACGCCGCCGACGCCGTCGGCGCCCTGCGCGGACTGCTCGACGGCGGCGGCGACGTGGTCACGGTCCTGGCCGACGACGACGTGCCGGACGCCGTCGCGGCCGGGCTCGACGCCCTGGCCGAGCAGGCCGGGGCCGAGTGCGTGCTGCTGCGCACGGGACGAGCGGGGACGGGCGTGGCCCTCGGGGTTGAGGGATGA
- a CDS encoding DUF3515 family protein — translation MLRRALPASLLVALVPALAACTPTIAVDAAPDAANPACAPVMLALPDVLAGDLDKARTAAQATAAWGTGGAAVTLRCGVTPPGPSPDCQQVESNAGTVDWIVEAGDDGTWRFTTFGRDPAIEVIAPPAVTENHSTSFIADLAPAITKIPQSTPCT, via the coding sequence GTGCTCCGCCGTGCCCTGCCCGCGTCGCTCCTGGTCGCCCTCGTCCCCGCGCTGGCGGCCTGCACGCCCACGATCGCCGTCGACGCCGCGCCCGACGCGGCCAACCCCGCGTGCGCGCCCGTCATGCTGGCGCTGCCCGACGTGCTGGCGGGCGACCTGGACAAGGCGCGCACGGCCGCGCAGGCGACCGCCGCGTGGGGCACGGGCGGGGCCGCCGTGACGCTGCGCTGCGGCGTCACACCTCCCGGGCCCTCGCCGGACTGCCAGCAGGTCGAGTCGAACGCCGGCACGGTGGACTGGATCGTCGAGGCGGGCGACGACGGGACGTGGCGGTTCACGACGTTCGGCCGCGACCCCGCGATCGAGGTCATCGCGCCGCCCGCGGTCACCGAGAACCACTCGACATCCTTCATCGCCGACCTCGCCCCCGCCATCACCAAAATCCCCCAATCAACCCCCTGCACCTAA
- a CDS encoding trans-sulfuration enzyme family protein, with the protein MDLSPATTAVTAGRPPRVQGGPVNPPVVLSSTYVSQGVPGPELLYTRGGTETWAPFEEALGRLEGATRPAVVFGSGMAAVAAALSLVPDGGVLVVPRHAYQVSLGYADDLAARHGVEVRRVDITDTDQVIAAFDGADVALLESPTNPMLEVADLPALLAAARAAGVRTVVDNTFATPLGQNPLALGADVVLHSVTKYLAGHSDVVLGACVTDDADLDATLRAYRTLHGAIAGPFEVWLALRGLRTLHLRVERAQANAAVLAARLAEHPAVAQVRHPSLPGDPGHERAARQMRGFGAIVGLRPIGGAAAADAVVAALRLWVPATSLGGVESTLERRRRFATESPTVPEDLLRLSVGVEDVEDLWADLDQALRAVL; encoded by the coding sequence ATGGACCTCTCCCCCGCCACCACCGCCGTCACCGCCGGCCGCCCGCCACGCGTGCAGGGCGGTCCGGTCAACCCTCCCGTGGTGCTCAGCTCGACGTACGTCTCCCAGGGCGTTCCCGGACCCGAGCTGCTCTACACGCGCGGGGGAACCGAGACGTGGGCGCCGTTCGAGGAGGCGCTCGGCCGCCTGGAGGGCGCCACGCGCCCGGCGGTCGTGTTCGGCTCGGGCATGGCGGCCGTGGCGGCCGCGCTGTCCCTGGTTCCCGACGGCGGCGTGCTCGTTGTCCCGCGCCACGCCTACCAGGTGAGCCTCGGGTACGCCGACGACCTCGCGGCGCGGCACGGAGTCGAGGTGCGCCGCGTCGACATCACCGACACCGACCAGGTGATCGCGGCCTTCGACGGCGCCGACGTCGCGCTGCTCGAGTCGCCCACCAACCCCATGCTTGAGGTCGCCGACCTGCCCGCGCTGCTGGCCGCGGCGCGCGCGGCGGGTGTGCGCACCGTCGTCGACAACACCTTCGCCACGCCGCTCGGGCAGAACCCGCTCGCGCTCGGCGCCGACGTCGTGCTGCACTCGGTGACCAAATACCTGGCGGGTCACTCCGACGTCGTGCTCGGCGCCTGCGTGACCGACGACGCCGATCTGGACGCGACCCTGCGCGCCTACCGCACGCTGCACGGGGCGATCGCCGGCCCGTTCGAGGTGTGGCTCGCGCTGCGCGGGCTGCGCACGCTGCACCTGCGGGTCGAGCGCGCGCAGGCCAACGCCGCGGTGCTGGCCGCGCGGCTGGCCGAGCACCCCGCCGTCGCGCAGGTCCGCCACCCCTCGCTGCCGGGCGACCCGGGGCACGAGCGCGCGGCCCGCCAGATGCGCGGCTTCGGCGCGATCGTGGGCCTGCGGCCGATCGGCGGCGCCGCCGCAGCGGACGCCGTCGTCGCCGCGCTGCGCCTTTGGGTGCCGGCGACGTCGCTGGGCGGCGTCGAGTCGACGCTGGAGCGCCGCCGCCGCTTCGCGACCGAGTCGCCGACCGTGCCCGAGGACCTGCTGCGGCTGTCGGTCGGCGTCGAGGACGTCGAGGACCTGTGGGCCGACCTCGACCAGGCGCTGCGCGCAGTGCTGTGA
- a CDS encoding L-threonylcarbamoyladenylate synthase, with amino-acid sequence MTDRVTRLYDAAEPADIAAVAEILRDGGIAALPTETVYGLAGDALDADVVGAIYAAKGRPSDNPLIVHLAGVDELLRVVRQTPPAALRLAERFWPGPLTVVLPRRPIVPDRVTAGLDTVAVRVPAHDAFRAVLRAAGTPLAAPSANRAGSPSPTTAQHVLHDLSGRIPAVLDGGPCDVGVESTVVDLTSTPPRLLRPGGVSLEELREVLGDVDVDPAVVGDLAPDRAPGAPGMKYRHYAPAAPLVVVEGTTAQAAAYVRAQGLAHPAVLCFEEEAAAFDGLDVVTYGRAGDPRSLAHGLFDALRALDRPEVSRIFARCPEADDGLNRAVRNRLLKAAAFQVVRAPEPTGG; translated from the coding sequence GTGACCGATCGCGTGACCCGCCTGTACGACGCCGCCGAGCCCGCCGACATCGCCGCCGTCGCCGAGATCCTGCGCGACGGCGGCATCGCCGCGCTGCCCACCGAGACCGTGTACGGGCTGGCGGGCGACGCGCTCGACGCCGACGTGGTCGGCGCGATCTACGCGGCCAAGGGGCGTCCGTCGGACAACCCGTTGATCGTGCACCTCGCCGGGGTCGACGAGCTGCTGCGCGTGGTGCGCCAGACGCCGCCGGCCGCGCTGCGGCTCGCCGAGCGCTTCTGGCCTGGCCCCCTCACGGTGGTGCTGCCCCGCCGGCCGATCGTGCCCGACCGCGTGACGGCCGGGCTCGACACCGTGGCCGTGCGGGTGCCGGCCCACGACGCGTTCCGGGCAGTGCTGCGGGCGGCGGGGACGCCGCTGGCCGCGCCGTCGGCCAACCGCGCCGGCTCGCCGAGCCCGACGACGGCGCAGCACGTGCTGCACGACCTGTCCGGCCGCATCCCCGCGGTGCTCGACGGCGGGCCGTGCGACGTCGGCGTGGAGTCGACAGTGGTGGACCTGACGAGCACCCCGCCCCGCCTGCTGCGGCCCGGCGGCGTCTCGCTCGAGGAGTTGCGCGAGGTGCTCGGCGACGTCGACGTCGACCCCGCCGTCGTCGGCGACCTGGCCCCGGACCGCGCGCCCGGGGCGCCCGGCATGAAGTACCGGCACTACGCTCCCGCGGCGCCCCTGGTGGTGGTCGAGGGGACGACGGCGCAGGCGGCGGCCTATGTCCGCGCACAGGGGCTCGCCCATCCCGCGGTGCTGTGCTTCGAGGAGGAGGCGGCCGCGTTCGACGGGCTCGACGTCGTCACCTACGGGCGCGCGGGCGACCCGCGGAGCCTGGCGCACGGCCTGTTCGACGCCTTGCGCGCGCTCGACCGGCCAGAGGTGTCCCGCATCTTCGCCCGCTGCCCCGAAGCCGACGACGGGCTCAACCGCGCCGTGCGCAACCGGCTGCTCAAGGCCGCGGCATTCCAGGTAGTGCGCGCCCCCGAGCCGACAGGCGGGTAG
- the rpmB gene encoding 50S ribosomal protein L28, giving the protein MAANCDVCGKGPGFGHSISHSHIRTKRRWNPNIQRVRAVVAGTPKRVNVCTSCLKAGKVTRAI; this is encoded by the coding sequence GTGGCTGCCAACTGCGACGTCTGCGGCAAGGGCCCGGGCTTCGGGCACAGCATCTCGCACTCACACATCCGCACGAAGCGCCGCTGGAACCCCAACATCCAGCGTGTGCGCGCCGTGGTCGCGGGCACGCCCAAGCGCGTGAACGTGTGCACCTCGTGCCTCAAGGCCGGTAAGGTCACGCGCGCCATCTGA